One genomic region from Thermomicrobium sp. 4228-Ro encodes:
- a CDS encoding DUF1156 domain-containing protein, whose protein sequence is MQAREGPNAAPHPATETVRAQGDAPAFIEVQFPVSKLSKECYKERKAVVGQTLTALGKWWGRKPLVLVRAILLGLLMPATDDPAADREAFLAALTMDDDGMLRRFTGQASPADLAPFCTPRERAEYFVSENGKLSWRPGLSAADRQHLKRRAFLRMGYDDRLRFCLRPEEIDGPSEAAWERINRHLGTTARSLPDLVRQLGARRFGHVPRVGDAFCGGGSIPFEAARLGCEAYASDLNPVAVLLTWGALALTGGGPEVVERVTAAQRRVFEDVRRQVEAWGIERNEEGWVADAYLYCHEVRDPLTGWWVPLAPTWVISKKRRVVAKLVPDPATKRFAIEIHEGVSEAELRRAEEDGTWASGVRCPVDRDGNWLPPAQRQVTSAEQLRGRTGLRPWENDDLVPRPDDVFQERLYCIRWIDPETGERFYRAPTAADLAREQRVLELLRARFAEWQDKGYLPSARIEPGDKTEEPIRTRGWTHWHHLFNPRQLLLHGLLAERAAQEAGLEAAALLLMLGRVADWNSRLSLWEPSQEGVKNTFYNQALNVPVNYGTRALSSLSTTFCININASTVQGSWKVEPIDARAVDWEADLWITDPGYGDNVNYHELSEFFLAWYEKRLPQLFPGWYAESKRALAVKGEGRRSAWRSRSATGTWRAACRTTATRWSCSSTRIRRCGSTSPSCCGQRASRSLPPGRC, encoded by the coding sequence ATGCAAGCAAGGGAAGGACCGAACGCTGCTCCACACCCGGCAACCGAGACGGTGCGAGCCCAGGGCGATGCGCCTGCGTTCATCGAAGTGCAGTTTCCGGTCAGCAAGCTCTCCAAGGAGTGTTACAAGGAGCGCAAGGCTGTTGTTGGCCAGACGCTTACGGCACTCGGCAAGTGGTGGGGGCGCAAGCCGCTCGTCCTGGTGCGGGCCATCCTGCTCGGACTGCTGATGCCGGCCACGGACGATCCAGCCGCTGACCGCGAGGCCTTCCTCGCCGCACTGACGATGGACGACGACGGGATGCTCCGCCGGTTCACCGGTCAAGCGAGCCCTGCCGACCTCGCTCCGTTCTGTACCCCGCGCGAGCGCGCCGAGTACTTCGTGAGCGAGAACGGGAAGCTGAGCTGGCGGCCCGGGCTCTCGGCGGCCGACCGCCAGCACCTCAAGCGGCGGGCCTTCCTCCGCATGGGCTACGACGACCGCCTGCGCTTCTGTCTCCGGCCGGAGGAGATCGATGGGCCGAGCGAGGCAGCCTGGGAGCGGATCAACCGGCACCTGGGCACGACCGCGCGGAGCCTGCCCGACCTCGTCCGCCAGCTGGGTGCACGACGCTTCGGGCACGTGCCGCGGGTCGGTGATGCCTTCTGCGGTGGCGGCAGCATCCCGTTCGAGGCGGCCCGGCTCGGCTGCGAGGCCTACGCCTCGGACTTGAACCCGGTCGCGGTGCTGCTCACCTGGGGCGCGCTGGCGCTCACCGGCGGCGGGCCGGAGGTCGTCGAGCGCGTCACGGCGGCCCAGCGCCGCGTCTTCGAGGACGTGCGGCGGCAGGTCGAGGCCTGGGGGATCGAGCGGAACGAGGAGGGCTGGGTCGCCGATGCCTACCTGTACTGCCATGAGGTGCGCGACCCGCTGACCGGCTGGTGGGTACCGCTGGCGCCGACCTGGGTGATCTCGAAGAAGCGGCGGGTGGTGGCGAAACTGGTGCCCGATCCGGCAACCAAGCGGTTCGCCATCGAGATCCACGAAGGAGTGAGCGAGGCCGAACTCCGCCGGGCCGAGGAGGACGGAACCTGGGCCAGCGGCGTGCGCTGTCCGGTCGACCGTGACGGGAACTGGCTGCCGCCGGCCCAGCGGCAGGTGACGAGCGCCGAGCAACTCCGCGGCCGGACCGGCCTGCGGCCGTGGGAGAACGACGACCTGGTACCGCGTCCGGACGACGTCTTCCAGGAGCGACTCTACTGCATCCGCTGGATCGATCCCGAGACGGGCGAACGGTTCTACCGGGCGCCGACCGCGGCCGACCTGGCCCGGGAGCAGCGGGTGCTGGAACTCTTGCGCGCGCGCTTCGCCGAGTGGCAGGACAAGGGCTACCTGCCGAGCGCCCGAATCGAACCAGGAGACAAGACCGAGGAACCGATCCGGACGCGTGGCTGGACGCACTGGCACCACCTGTTCAACCCCCGGCAGCTCTTGCTGCACGGCCTCTTGGCCGAGCGCGCGGCCCAGGAAGCCGGGCTGGAGGCGGCAGCGCTCCTCTTGATGCTCGGAAGGGTAGCAGACTGGAATAGTCGTTTATCTCTATGGGAACCAAGTCAAGAGGGCGTCAAAAATACCTTTTATAATCAAGCTCTAAATGTTCCCGTCAATTATGGGACACGGGCACTGTCATCATTATCTACAACATTCTGTATAAACATCAATGCATCAACGGTGCAAGGAAGCTGGAAAGTTGAGCCTATCGATGCGCGCGCCGTGGACTGGGAGGCCGATCTCTGGATCACCGATCCCGGGTATGGCGACAACGTAAACTACCACGAACTCTCCGAGTTCTTCCTGGCCTGGTACGAGAAGCGGCTTCCCCAGCTCTTCCCCGGCTGGTACGCCGAGAGCAAGCGAGCGCTCGCGGTGAAGGGCGAGGGGAGACGTTCCGCCTGGCGCTCGCGGAGTGCTACCGGAACCTGGCGCGCCGCATGCCGGACGACGGCTACCAGGTGGTCCTGTTCGTCCACCAGGATCCGGAGATGTGGGTCGACCTCACCCTCGTGCTGTGGGCAGCGGGCCTCCAGGTCACTGCCGCCTGGACGGTGCTGA
- a CDS encoding SNF2-related protein produces MLLRYSSRRAPLRAFLTEALDGALAYDRIAGFFSSSILEVAGEPLERMAPGARVRVVANSALQPLDVATARAAKAAMYAEWCRSLPEYLPPRLKERLRRLYTFLASGQLQVRVLPDAYFGLIHGKAGVITRADGSRIAFLGSVNESREAWEVNYELLWADDSEAGVSWTIEEFEALWHHAGAVDLADAVVRDIERLTRRIVVPSIAEWREQYRAEPAAAVVELPVARQGTGLWAHQKYFVKLAFDLHRQRGARLLLADEVGLGKTVQLGLAAKLMALWGGGNVLVLVPKPLLWQWQDELWDLLAVPSAVWTGRGWTDENGVDYPANGLEGLRRCPRKVGIVSAGLITQSDEAAEILASLRYECVILDEAHRARRRNLGPSHRNEKADPNNLLRFLQRVAERTRSLLLATATPVQLDPIEAWDLLEALNRGNETVLGSRYSRWLTRPREGLDYVLDRASPPDDVREVWEWVRDPLPPASEGPVFAILRRSLGMNETESWAPPEAFDRLAPPAQHQLERLGREFFRNHNPFVRHIVRRTREFLEQTIDPETGEPYLTPVRVRLFGEGEHDALLLPPILKDAYKTAEEFCQEVASRPGLNSGFLKTLLLRRVGSTIEAGRLTALRLLEGGEQADEDEEEERPSLLYPLTERERDLLERFLRLLEAAREEDPKLQAVTDLLCHGVDDTGPWRSLGCIVFSQYYDSAQWLARRLSEQLPEEEIGLYAGSGKSQLFQGELRRALAGMYSRSVCSGGIAHFGRDGRCLGRAQSAATRDTHQCGSAVESDPSRAA; encoded by the coding sequence GTGCTGTTGCGCTATTCCTCCCGACGCGCACCGCTCCGTGCCTTTCTCACCGAGGCCCTGGACGGTGCACTGGCATACGATCGGATCGCTGGTTTCTTCAGTTCCTCGATCCTCGAGGTCGCTGGAGAGCCGCTGGAGCGGATGGCACCCGGTGCGCGGGTGCGTGTCGTCGCCAACTCCGCGTTGCAGCCGCTGGACGTCGCGACGGCACGGGCGGCGAAGGCCGCGATGTACGCCGAGTGGTGCCGGTCGCTTCCGGAGTACCTCCCACCCCGGTTGAAGGAGCGGCTCCGTCGCCTCTACACGTTTCTGGCGAGCGGTCAACTCCAGGTGCGCGTCTTGCCCGATGCCTATTTCGGTCTCATCCACGGGAAGGCCGGCGTGATCACGCGAGCCGATGGCTCGCGGATCGCGTTTCTGGGAAGCGTCAACGAGTCACGGGAAGCGTGGGAGGTCAACTACGAACTCCTCTGGGCTGACGACTCGGAAGCCGGTGTCTCCTGGACGATAGAGGAGTTCGAGGCGCTCTGGCACCACGCTGGTGCCGTCGATCTGGCTGATGCCGTGGTTCGGGATATCGAGCGCCTGACGCGCCGGATCGTGGTACCGAGTATCGCCGAGTGGCGTGAGCAGTACCGAGCGGAGCCGGCTGCTGCAGTGGTGGAGCTGCCGGTCGCTCGCCAGGGAACCGGCTTGTGGGCGCACCAGAAGTACTTCGTCAAGCTCGCGTTCGACCTGCATCGCCAGCGTGGGGCCCGGCTCCTCCTGGCGGACGAGGTTGGGCTCGGCAAGACGGTCCAGCTCGGGCTCGCGGCCAAATTGATGGCCCTCTGGGGTGGTGGGAATGTCCTGGTGCTCGTCCCCAAGCCCCTCCTCTGGCAGTGGCAAGACGAACTGTGGGACTTGCTCGCGGTGCCCTCGGCGGTGTGGACAGGCCGGGGTTGGACCGACGAGAACGGCGTGGACTATCCGGCGAATGGGCTAGAGGGACTGCGCCGCTGCCCACGAAAGGTGGGAATCGTCTCGGCTGGGCTCATCACGCAGTCCGATGAGGCTGCCGAGATCCTGGCTAGCCTCCGCTACGAGTGTGTGATCCTCGACGAGGCACACCGGGCGCGACGCCGAAACCTCGGTCCATCGCATCGCAACGAGAAGGCCGATCCGAATAACTTGCTCCGCTTCCTGCAGCGTGTGGCCGAGCGGACGCGGAGCCTGCTCCTCGCGACGGCGACACCCGTGCAACTCGACCCGATCGAGGCCTGGGATTTGCTGGAAGCACTCAATCGCGGTAACGAGACCGTCCTCGGAAGCCGGTACAGTCGATGGCTCACTCGCCCGCGTGAGGGGCTGGACTACGTGCTCGACCGGGCGAGTCCGCCGGACGACGTGCGGGAAGTCTGGGAGTGGGTCCGCGATCCGTTGCCGCCGGCGAGCGAGGGACCAGTCTTCGCTATCCTCCGCCGGTCACTCGGGATGAACGAGACGGAAAGCTGGGCACCGCCGGAAGCGTTCGATCGTCTCGCTCCACCAGCGCAGCACCAGCTCGAGCGTCTCGGCCGCGAGTTCTTCCGGAACCACAATCCCTTCGTTCGACATATTGTCCGGCGAACGCGCGAGTTCTTGGAGCAGACCATCGACCCCGAGACGGGTGAGCCCTATCTCACGCCGGTACGGGTCCGCCTGTTCGGTGAAGGCGAGCACGATGCGCTCTTGTTGCCGCCGATTCTCAAGGATGCCTACAAGACTGCTGAAGAATTTTGTCAGGAAGTGGCATCGCGCCCTGGGCTCAATTCGGGTTTTCTCAAGACGCTCCTCCTGCGCCGGGTGGGGAGCACGATCGAGGCGGGGAGGTTGACCGCACTGCGACTCCTCGAAGGAGGTGAGCAGGCCGATGAAGATGAGGAGGAGGAACGCCCCTCGCTCCTCTATCCCCTCACCGAACGGGAGCGGGACTTGCTCGAGCGCTTTCTCCGGTTGCTGGAAGCGGCGAGGGAGGAAGACCCAAAGTTGCAAGCGGTCACCGATTTGCTCTGCCACGGTGTCGACGATACCGGACCGTGGCGGTCTCTCGGCTGTATCGTCTTCAGTCAATATTATGACTCGGCGCAGTGGCTAGCGCGACGCCTCTCCGAGCAGCTTCCCGAGGAGGAGATCGGCCTGTATGCTGGCTCGGGCAAGTCGCAGCTCTTCCAAGGGGAACTGCGACGCGCGTTGGCCGGGATGTACTCAAGGAGCGTGTGCAGCGGGGGAATTGCGCATTTTGGTCGGGACGGACGCTGCCTCGGAAGGGCTCAATCTGCAGCGACTCGGGACACTCATCAATGTGGATCTGCCGTGGAATCCGACCCGTCTCGAGCAGCGTAA
- a CDS encoding helicase-related protein, whose translation MVGTDAASEGLNLQRLGTLINVDLPWNPTRLEQRKGRIQRIGQPRAVVFLANLRYRGSVEDRVHQLLSDRFRAIHDMFGQLPRHWKMYGSRSPCTRKRRLGTSSMPYPGSIPSRFATIRSRPFRGRLVQPCWSERASWSCCVRAGSEERVEQATR comes from the coding sequence TTGGTCGGGACGGACGCTGCCTCGGAAGGGCTCAATCTGCAGCGACTCGGGACACTCATCAATGTGGATCTGCCGTGGAATCCGACCCGTCTCGAGCAGCGTAAGGGGCGAATCCAGCGGATCGGTCAGCCTCGGGCGGTCGTTTTTCTCGCCAACCTGCGCTATCGGGGATCGGTGGAGGATCGGGTGCACCAGCTTCTCTCGGACCGGTTCCGTGCGATTCACGATATGTTCGGTCAGCTCCCGAGACACTGGAAGATGTATGGATCGCGGTCGCCCTGCACGAGGAAGAGAAGGCTCGGCACCTCATCGATGCCGTACCCCGGAAGCATCCCTTCGCGCTTCGCTACCATCAGATCACGCCCGTTTCGTGGGAGACTTGTGCAGCCGTGCTGGAGCGAGAGAGCCAGCTGGAGTTGCTGCGTCAGGGCTGGCAGTGAAGAGCGCGTCGAACAAGCGACGCGCTGA
- a CDS encoding FN3 associated domain-containing protein, giving the protein MCWTNDLEVKYRFYQQGEQRMCELRAIPEGEIRYTLDGSSPERSGIRYEGPFPVPSKTRTILAQAVADGLRSPVLQIDVPIDPIGPTVDPRKPALWRRRHKLDDTGTPIASSSRSSGTGRACAVSLRSLPGNSAGSS; this is encoded by the coding sequence GTGTGCTGGACGAACGACCTGGAGGTCAAGTATCGCTTCTACCAGCAGGGTGAGCAGCGGATGTGCGAACTCCGCGCTATCCCCGAAGGGGAGATCCGGTACACGCTCGACGGTTCCAGCCCTGAACGCAGTGGGATCCGCTATGAGGGGCCGTTTCCGGTCCCGTCGAAGACACGGACGATCCTGGCGCAAGCCGTCGCCGACGGGCTGCGGTCTCCTGTCCTCCAGATCGATGTGCCGATCGACCCGATTGGACCGACCGTCGATCCGCGCAAGCCAGCGCTCTGGCGGCGTCGTCACAAGCTGGACGACACGGGGACACCTATCGCTTCCTCGAGTCGATCGAGCGGCACGGGGCGCGCTTGCGCGGTATCACTGCGATCGTTGCCCGGGAACAGCGCTGGGTCCAGCTGA
- a CDS encoding DUF3780 domain-containing protein: MTRRRQIYDFGFDPSQGGHHFELSDDGQFVTLVEWFAWNGTEPGDDEKLLPAPEPKVHLDRYRWSRIAAAVADEFNARLRRAGLRPATWKARTLLAPHFGKELALLMWAVEDVDPSLIPNVIVNWRGFAPEERWWLYTTINATAGHPEHGKDRGWRKAIRIALAENPTEGTPSSALRELAPLLEAQERRSRRERRRPEQPRLPLGES; the protein is encoded by the coding sequence GTGACGCGCCGACGACAGATCTACGATTTCGGCTTCGATCCGAGCCAGGGCGGTCATCACTTCGAGCTGAGCGACGATGGCCAGTTCGTGACCCTCGTCGAATGGTTTGCCTGGAACGGCACGGAACCGGGGGACGACGAGAAGTTGCTCCCTGCTCCGGAACCGAAGGTGCATCTGGACCGCTATCGCTGGTCGCGGATCGCGGCTGCGGTGGCCGATGAGTTCAATGCTCGTCTCCGGCGAGCTGGACTGCGCCCGGCTACCTGGAAGGCGCGGACGCTGCTCGCACCGCACTTCGGGAAAGAGCTGGCCCTGTTGATGTGGGCGGTCGAGGACGTCGACCCGTCGCTCATCCCCAATGTCATCGTGAACTGGCGGGGCTTCGCCCCGGAGGAGCGCTGGTGGCTCTACACGACGATCAACGCGACGGCCGGGCACCCGGAGCACGGGAAAGACCGCGGCTGGCGCAAGGCGATCCGGATCGCACTCGCCGAAAACCCGACCGAGGGGACGCCGTCCTCGGCGCTGCGCGAGCTGGCACCGCTGCTCGAGGCGCAGGAGCGCCGGAGTCGCCGGGAGCGGCGGCGCCCCGAACAGCCGCGCCTGCCGCTCGGTGAATCGTGA